A section of the Amycolatopsis sp. AA4 genome encodes:
- a CDS encoding SRPBCC family protein, whose translation MAGRRYSFEVNRVSAAAPPVLFRLESDGPRWSTWARPLVWQARWAELGDDGGVGAVREVGLWPVLLREKTVEYVPDRRHGYAFDGFGPVRDYRAEVAFTPNAAGGTDLRWSGSFTEGIPGTGPAALAALRGVIGLLATKLAKAGERAA comes from the coding sequence ATGGCGGGTCGCAGGTACTCGTTCGAGGTCAACCGCGTGAGCGCCGCCGCCCCGCCGGTGCTGTTCCGGCTGGAAAGCGACGGGCCGCGGTGGTCGACGTGGGCGCGGCCGCTCGTGTGGCAGGCCCGGTGGGCGGAGCTGGGCGACGACGGCGGCGTCGGCGCTGTCCGGGAAGTCGGATTGTGGCCGGTTCTCCTGCGCGAGAAGACCGTCGAATACGTACCGGATCGACGGCACGGCTACGCGTTCGACGGTTTCGGCCCGGTCCGCGACTATCGTGCGGAGGTGGCGTTCACCCCGAACGCCGCCGGCGGCACGGACCTCAGGTGGTCGGGTTCGTTCACCGAAGGCATCCCCGGAACGGGTCCGGCCGCCCTCGCGGCGTTGCGCGGGGTGATCGGACTCCTGGCCACGAAGCTGGCGAAAGCAGGCGAGCGTGCTGCCTGA
- a CDS encoding polysaccharide deacetylase family protein, producing the protein MAKRLLAAALAGLLVLSACSGPDSSQPPEQANPAPGARTPGPPPGPYPFGTVQQKVAPIQDGKVPVVRRIQTDKPYVFITMDDGAVKDPSALSLIQQSGGHPVLFLNNRYVKGHEAYFKAILDSTGAVLGDHTVNHPNLKGKPLDFQKKEICDDADDFQASLGIRPTLFRPPFGNYDQNTLKAAAMCGMRASVLWTASVNDGVVQFQSGDKLRPGDIVLMHFRKTFKEDYEAFIARAKQDGLTPVPLADFLG; encoded by the coding sequence ATGGCGAAGCGATTGCTGGCGGCGGCATTGGCCGGTTTGCTCGTGCTCTCGGCATGCTCCGGTCCGGATTCGAGTCAACCCCCGGAACAGGCGAACCCCGCGCCGGGCGCCCGGACGCCGGGTCCGCCGCCCGGGCCGTACCCGTTCGGGACCGTGCAGCAGAAGGTCGCGCCGATCCAGGACGGCAAGGTCCCCGTGGTCCGCCGCATCCAGACCGACAAGCCGTACGTCTTCATCACGATGGACGACGGCGCGGTGAAGGACCCCTCGGCGCTGAGCCTGATCCAGCAGTCCGGCGGGCATCCGGTGCTGTTCCTGAACAACCGGTACGTGAAGGGCCACGAGGCGTACTTCAAGGCCATCCTGGACTCGACCGGCGCGGTGCTCGGCGACCACACGGTCAACCATCCGAACCTCAAGGGCAAACCGCTCGACTTCCAGAAAAAGGAAATCTGCGACGACGCGGACGATTTCCAGGCCTCGCTCGGCATCCGCCCGACGCTGTTCCGCCCGCCGTTCGGCAACTACGACCAGAACACGCTGAAGGCCGCGGCGATGTGCGGCATGCGCGCGTCGGTCCTGTGGACGGCCTCGGTGAACGACGGCGTCGTCCAGTTCCAGTCCGGCGACAAGCTCCGCCCGGGCGACATCGTGCTGATGCACTTCCGCAAGACCTTCAAGGAAGACTACGAAGCCTTCATCGCCCGGGCCAAGCAGGACGGCCTGACGCCGGTCCCGCTGGCCGACTTCCTGGGCTGA